One segment of Candidatus Cybelea sp. DNA contains the following:
- a CDS encoding lytic transglycosylase domain-containing protein, whose product MTRVLGVCGLVALLCGCAGGGYLPSAPHSLDPGTLNALVSGAAQANGVPAGLVRAVVMAESAGNPSAVSVAGAQGLMQLMPGTAAGCGIGNPFDPTQNVSCGTSYLRSLLNRYHDNVTLAVAAYNAGPGAVDHYRGVPPYAETQAYVVRVLNAYNSY is encoded by the coding sequence ATGACTCGAGTTCTCGGAGTCTGTGGCCTTGTAGCGCTGCTCTGCGGCTGCGCTGGGGGAGGCTACCTTCCGTCTGCCCCGCATTCGCTGGATCCGGGGACCCTCAACGCGCTGGTGAGCGGCGCCGCCCAGGCCAACGGCGTCCCGGCCGGCCTGGTGCGAGCCGTCGTCATGGCCGAATCGGCTGGAAACCCGTCCGCCGTCAGCGTGGCCGGAGCCCAGGGCCTGATGCAGCTGATGCCCGGCACCGCCGCCGGTTGCGGAATCGGCAACCCGTTCGACCCAACCCAAAACGTTTCGTGCGGTACGAGTTATCTTCGCTCGCTGCTGAATCGCTATCACGACAACGTCACCCTTGCCGTCGCCGCATATAACGCGGGCCCTGGAGCGGTAGATCACTACCGCGGCGTGCCTCCATATGCCGAGACGC